The genomic window GTGATCATGAAGGTTATCAAACCCTTCATAGCTGAACTTCTTCCTCGTCACTTTAACATTCAAATGGTCAGTATCATCTATTTTTGAGATGACACATTCTATTTTAGTCCATCTGGCACTCGAATCTTGTTAAAAGTGTGTCAGATCTTCAAGTCTACCCATTTTTCTTCTGAAAAGTCTCTTCTAACATATTTCAGTTCTCTTAAACATTTGGCTATCATGGTTTCGAACTCCACGGGTTTGGCTGTCGTAAACTCGTTTTCTTCGTTCACTCAAGTTCATGCACGAATTTCTTGCGATTACGAACTTTTACTGAACCTACGTGACAATTATTTCGccttggaaaattttaattccaTCGTATATTAAAATCTTTATCGAGAGTTCGGCAAAACTTGAACTCAATCTAAGATTCTCGCTTGCTTCCTCAAAAACATTTGCTAAATTTTACCTCAGCGAGTGGAAGACAATACAACTGGATCGAATCCATCATAAAGTTCAATATTATAACTAAATTTAAACCACGTTTTTCCAGTTTTCAAGAAACTGGAATGTTTTTCACTCTGCACAAGATAAACTGAAGGCAGTTACTCAGGGAGACACAATAGGACAACTTGTTCACTGAGACTGTGACACTGtgcgtgtgtgttttttttttattttactaaaTAGTTAATGTctgacagacaaacagacagacagaaaaaacaTTGTCTCGAATGGGATAGCTTCTCATGCTTTAGAGAATCATTTTGAAGTTTCTGACCTACAGAAAAATTACACTGTGTTATTATTCAGTCATTATGTGCTAACACAAACAGATGAGGTTATGCTCTATCATGGAGTCCCGAACTCAACCTGTAGCAATGTTTCTTTCCACTTCTCCTCTAACAAATCACCTCCACTATTCATGGTTCAAATACACCCCAAGTTTCCGATTACCTTAAAGTTTTGATCCGGAAAGGATGGAAAGTAGTAGCTACTTACGATTCTGTGAGGATCATCGTGATGGATGTAACTAAACACGGAAATGGGCTATACGCGAGGAACAACGGGTAACCTAACGTGACTTCGTCGAACCAAAAATCTGTCGCTCCACTTTGTAGTATTTCCTTCAGGTAGAGGATTTCTATCTGGTGTGAATACATATCCCCTCCGTCGGCGTAACCAGTTTCACTGGTCAGATATGGATTACAGTTTATCGCTAACCCGAGGAAAACCGATGAACTTACGGATAACACAATCAGCAAACTGAGCCATTGTGGAATATCATCCCCATCAGTCGCTGATTTTTGACAAGAAGTTGAAAAGTTGCCCATAGTGAGTATGAGAGAATTGCCCTATCAAGCTCAGTGCAAGTTCCCGAGGAGTGCCTGGAAAGGTCATTGGGaagttttttttactattaAATTCCTTCTGACTTTGATCCACTTGTTAAATTTCCACCCACGCATGAAATGTTTCTAGATTCAAAAGGCCCGAAAAATGCTCAAAACTTTTTACcgacaaataattttttttaaaatgaaaatgagtagcgtagtctccgacttaGTACAAAACGCGCACAATTTGTTGGGGGTTTCGTTACATGAATTCTGGATTCATAATTACATTAAACAATGACGTGTTTTACTGATTGACGATGGTGTCGAgacgtcgaaacgtcgcgatccacATCGGAAGTGACTGCTTGGGGAAACAAAGACTATATTATGATACTTTTTTCATCTGAATTAATTATAAACTTCAGACAAGATGAGAAGAGTGCAAGTAATCACTTAGTGAATTGACAACGTTTTCGAATAAACATCACGTCTACAAAGCAGAGTTTTAATAGTTTACAAGTGTGGCATTTCCCTTTTCCGTGACTTCCTTCATGGAAGtccttccaatttttttaattcctgattTTCTTTGTAGCCTCGTTTTTATGTCTTTCTCCATATTGGTGCATGCGCCTTAACTGTTCTCCCTCTTGCTTCGACTCTCTCGAGACATCAGAAAGGTAGAGAATTTTGGTTTAGTTAATTTGATAATATTCATTTATTGCGGCTTCGATTTTCTTCTGATTTTGCGATATTTGATGTTTCTTTTAAGATGAGTCAATCAGTACAAGTTTTTGGACGAAAGGTTAGTAGAAATGTAGAGAATTTTTGCGAAAAATTTAGGTTTGTTGGTAACACGTGTATACAAATATGGCGGCTGTGAATTTGATGCACAGTAGTTGCCTTTTTAGATTTCGTTAACATCTGAAGTTAAGGACGTTAATCGAAAGTCACGGATATTCGTGTCAGTTACCGTGTGCAGTTATGATAGTGGGTGTAAATATTTGTCATGAGACTTCTATCCGaagtttaatttctgaaattCGAAACAACATTCTGGCTAATTTTTAGCAcgtctttggttttctttagtAGAAAAATAGACTCAGTTCTAACTTCCCACATTATTCTGTCACTTAATTTCGACATTAAATAACTCCCTTTTGTTTCTAAACTCTTTTGACATCCATCAAGTTCGaaaatcttgaaatttcttggttaactaaaaaattttgaaaaattaaatgtcGTCGATACAAGTTTTAGTTCTATTTGTAAATTCAACTTAAATACTGCCAGGCAATTGGCAGGAGGATGCATTTACTTGGCTAAGAATTATCTGTGGTTTGTGAATGAATATTTTCAACGTGCAAAGAGGAATTATTGCCCTAAACCTGGCTGTGTCTACGCgatttttcaaataaagctGTGGTATTCTGTATGTGTTGAttatattttatgcagatataAAAATGTATGGTTACCAGTAGTGTGATCTATCTAGTATGGAACTCACTAGAACAATCACTAGATTTGGCTCTCACTGTGCCCCTTGTTGACTTGAAATTTGTTGCTAAATCTCTGCCAAAGTTTTGCATTGTGGGAAGGTGGTAGTTGAAAGAGGGTTGTACATATATTACTttagttcatttttttctcgtGATCTCTGAAAATCATTTGTTAAGACAGTTTGTGAAGTGACACGTTAACTAACCACCTTAATTCTTATGTTCAGAAAACAGCCACTGCTGTTGCCTTCTGCAAGCGTGGAAATGGCTTGATCAAGATAAATGGATGTCCACTGCACTTAGTGGAACCTTCGACTCTTCGCATGAAGGTCTGTACATGTTTAAGACATACCTATTCTAGAGTTAAGAGTCAAGGTTTTCACATAAATATGCATCAATAGTCCTGATAGTGCCAGCTCTTGTAAGTGACATGAACAAAATAGCAGAATTGTATCATAAATAATataccaaaatttttttcctaaaggtAAGATAGTTGTTAGCATTTTGATTTGTGACACCCTTGGAAAGGGCCAAGTATTATCACATCCAAGCAGTTCATTAAACAGCTGTCATAGTTACGCTAGTTAACCATATAGTACAGGCCTggttatttacaaaaattctATCCCAAACCACAGTTTTATGCAATCAGTGGGCCTCGGCTTTCTCTGAGGAAGCAAAGGTTATCATAGACACCATCCTGTGTTGTCAGATTACACACAAAACAGGCAACTATTTAGTGAATAAGTCCCAGGCATCTTGACAGCATTTTGTTCAAtggtatttcaaaattttgtacACCTTTTCATCATCAATAATGGTAAAATGAAGTGAAATTATTAGGTTGAAGCTGAGAGACTAGCATGGAGCCATAGCCAGCTACAAGCTATTTTTGATAGCTACTGATAAATGCTTGTTTATTTTACCAAATGTTTGGTGCTAACCTTGAGAACTTAACAGAACTCAGCCAGCAGGAGATAGAAGTGGGTGGtgctttaactcctatgagtgaccaagacataatttcaccttacaacatcaatacactATCAcacaaacaagtaatgagaataacaaaaaatatcaattaggggatcattagttgatccaataccaaattctctaaaacttacatcataggaattgtatggcagacagtagggagaattactaatgagatcttgggagtgaaagggttaatttgttTCTGTACTTCAGGTTCAGGAGCCAATCCTCCTTCTTGGCAAGGAGAGGTTTGAAGGTGTTGACATCCGTGTCAGAGTGAAAGGTGGTGGACATGTATCCAGGATCTATGGTAAGTCCttcttaacactttaactcccattagtgaccaagacggaatttctccttacaatatcaataccatattaaccagatgagtgatgagaataaagaaaaatctcaattttgaaataattagttgatccaacactgaattctctgaactaacatcctaacaattgtatggttgacactAAGgtgaattacaaatttgatctgggagttaaagggttgaagcaCAAACTTTACATACAAGTTTAAGAAGTTTTTGTTGGGTTAAAATTTCCAAACTGATTGTGTTTTTATTAACCTTTGTCTCTGATTATgatgtgaaaaaaatgaatacaaacatCCAACTTGTTTTAACAATCTTAAACCAAAACTGGAACAAAAGccacaatatttttttattatacaCAAGGCTTGATTTGAATTTCATTCTATGTAAATTTATGATGTCAAGAAGTACACACAGGCTGTACAAACTTAAGGTGTAGATTTTTTGGACACTTCTCATTATACATGTATTTGTGAAGTTCTGGTATGATCTGGCTTTAACATTAAGCAGTGTCAGTGGTTTACTGATTGGCAATTGTTGTTGTGTAGTGTATTTTTGGGAGGGATTTTACCAGTACATCTTTTTGTTGCTGTGTATTAAGTGCCCATGGTTGAAAGTTGTAAcaggcattttttttctttttacagctATCCGTCAAGCCATTTCCAAGGCCTTGGTAGCTTATTACCAAAAATGTGAGTATAGTAGTACTTTGTTCAAAAGCTAGAATTGTTATTAAAACTGTGATGTAAAACTTTACCCCTgcagcttttttatttttctatggTGATGTTTGCTTTAACTTATACTAGACACTGACAAAATGGGAAATTTTAGGCTAGTGATCATGATCAAACATTTTCTAGTGactaaatatatattttcatttatatatcttGTTTGGTGTTGTTTTGTCATGTTTCATTATGTTGGGTTGAGTGCAGATGTCAGCCAAAGTAACAGTGTAAAAGTGTTCAAAGTAATCTAggttgctttgttttttgtttttttttgtaatgagaTTGGTCCCTAAATTCGCACCATCCTCTCAACAAATCAGATTCAAAAAATGCAACCAATTGTAACTTGGTCATGGTGTTTTGCTTCATTTAAAGCAgcttggttgtttttactttgcaTTTCC from Pocillopora verrucosa isolate sample1 chromosome 8, ASM3666991v2, whole genome shotgun sequence includes these protein-coding regions:
- the LOC131778863 gene encoding small ribosomal subunit protein uS9 — encoded protein: MSQSVQVFGRKKTATAVAFCKRGNGLIKINGCPLHLVEPSTLRMKVQEPILLLGKERFEGVDIRVRVKGGGHVSRIYAIRQAISKALVAYYQKYVDEVSKKEIRDILVQYDRSLLVADPRRAEAKKFGGPGARSRYQKSYR